Proteins found in one Paenibacillus sp. FSL R10-2782 genomic segment:
- a CDS encoding LysR family transcriptional regulator, with the protein MDQSLIVFVMVAEKQNFTRTAEELHMTQPAVSQYIQTLERTVGTRLLERSNKYVRLTKAGEIVYHHAKDIIRLHTRMQYLVDELMNTAKGNLSIGASYTYGEYVLPHVIAQMRSQYPLIQPSISIGNTQEIERLVIRNQLDVGIIEGEFQHDHLYIEPFAEDEMYIVVPHHHRLAGKSQVGLSELQEDIWILREEGSGTREAAEKMFTRFQFTPAHIMDFGSTQIIKESVEAGLGISLLSQWTIQKELTLGTLKMLNISGFPVVRKFSFLTPSAVFETKANTVFLEILRGYNVKR; encoded by the coding sequence TTGGATCAATCTTTAATCGTATTTGTTATGGTCGCAGAAAAACAAAACTTCACAAGAACAGCCGAAGAGCTACACATGACACAGCCCGCCGTCAGTCAATACATTCAAACGCTGGAGCGTACCGTGGGAACACGGCTTTTGGAGCGAAGTAATAAATATGTGCGTCTAACCAAAGCCGGTGAAATTGTGTATCATCATGCCAAGGACATCATCCGCCTCCACACCCGAATGCAGTATTTGGTGGACGAGTTGATGAATACGGCAAAAGGCAATCTATCCATTGGCGCAAGCTACACATACGGAGAGTATGTACTGCCGCATGTGATTGCGCAAATGAGAAGTCAATATCCGCTCATTCAGCCCTCCATTAGCATCGGCAACACTCAGGAAATTGAAAGATTGGTGATTCGTAATCAACTGGATGTGGGGATTATTGAAGGAGAATTTCAGCATGACCATTTGTATATTGAACCGTTTGCAGAAGATGAAATGTATATCGTCGTTCCACATCATCATCGTTTGGCTGGTAAATCTCAAGTAGGTTTAAGTGAGCTACAAGAGGACATATGGATCCTGCGCGAAGAAGGCTCTGGAACCCGGGAAGCGGCGGAAAAGATGTTTACACGATTTCAGTTTACCCCTGCTCATATTATGGATTTTGGCAGCACCCAGATTATTAAAGAGTCTGTAGAAGCAGGCTTGGGCATTTCTTTGCTGTCACAGTGGACGATTCAAAAGGAACTCACCTTGGGCACTTTAAAAATGTTGAATATAAGCGGTTTCCCAGTCGTTCGGAAATTCTCTTTTCTGACCCCTTCTGCCGTATTTGAAACGAAAGCGAACACCGTATTTTTAGAGATTTTGCGAGGTTATAATGTGAAAAGGTGA
- a CDS encoding glycoside hydrolase family 43 protein: MMIQNPILKGFNPDPCIVRVEDTYYIVVSSFEWLPGVRVYQSKDLAYWEHCTDILTDQVDLKGNPKNCSIWAPQLSYADNLFYLLYTDVKSTRRPFKDVHNFVMTAPAIHGPWSDPVYLNSSGFDPSLFHDEDGRKWLLNALWDYRMVDSNKSSGIVMQEYDSGQQRLIGEPVKIFDCTPLKKTEAPHIYKQNGYYYLITAEGGTGTGHAVTVARSKQLSGPYEVDPHNPMLTSRDRPELPLQCAGHGSLVQTPDGDWYMAHLCTRPLEGKYAILGRETALQHVYWNDEGWLRLTGGGNTPQLEVPAPIGTTFSAGQKHSFIFEDFFEGPVLNKTWNTLRILADDRWCSLSQRPGYLRILAGESIQSLFQHHVLAIRQTDHHFRVETALEYQPTSYLQMAGLLLYLNDENYLYAYVSYEEGQGKVLRMMRCEADTFTLVPQSIALQKDIPIHLAVEVHAIQGHFYYHLGNEPTWTPLFEKQNISFLSGGFTGNFVGIAAHDMQQFQGSYADFSHFLYHGQDHLSS; the protein is encoded by the coding sequence ATGATGATCCAAAATCCCATATTAAAAGGCTTTAATCCCGATCCGTGTATTGTACGAGTCGAGGATACTTACTATATTGTCGTGTCATCGTTTGAGTGGCTGCCGGGAGTACGGGTGTATCAGTCCAAGGATTTGGCCTATTGGGAGCACTGTACGGATATTTTGACCGATCAGGTTGATTTAAAAGGAAACCCGAAAAATTGCAGCATTTGGGCGCCTCAGCTGAGCTACGCGGATAACCTTTTTTATCTGCTCTATACGGATGTGAAGAGCACCAGACGTCCGTTTAAGGACGTTCATAATTTTGTGATGACGGCACCTGCGATCCATGGACCGTGGTCGGACCCGGTATATCTCAACAGCAGTGGATTCGATCCGTCTTTATTTCACGACGAGGATGGACGTAAATGGCTATTGAATGCATTGTGGGATTACCGCATGGTGGACAGCAATAAGTCTTCAGGCATTGTTATGCAGGAATACGATAGCGGGCAGCAGCGACTGATTGGCGAGCCTGTGAAAATTTTTGATTGCACACCTTTGAAAAAAACAGAGGCCCCTCATATCTACAAGCAAAACGGATATTACTATCTTATTACAGCGGAAGGTGGAACGGGTACGGGACATGCGGTAACCGTAGCCCGTTCGAAGCAGCTATCCGGGCCTTATGAAGTAGATCCGCATAACCCGATGCTTACATCACGAGATCGTCCTGAACTCCCTTTACAATGTGCAGGACATGGCAGTCTTGTACAGACGCCAGATGGCGATTGGTATATGGCTCATTTATGTACTCGTCCATTGGAAGGAAAGTATGCCATTTTAGGGCGAGAAACGGCCTTGCAGCACGTGTACTGGAATGATGAAGGCTGGTTGCGATTAACCGGCGGAGGCAATACGCCGCAATTAGAAGTGCCTGCACCGATCGGAACCACTTTCTCGGCAGGGCAGAAGCACAGCTTTATATTCGAAGACTTTTTCGAAGGGCCAGTTTTAAATAAAACATGGAATACATTGCGTATACTGGCGGATGATCGTTGGTGCTCACTGAGCCAGCGTCCGGGCTATCTTCGAATTCTGGCTGGAGAATCCATTCAAAGTCTGTTTCAGCATCATGTGCTTGCCATCCGGCAAACCGATCATCATTTTCGGGTAGAAACGGCGTTGGAATATCAACCTACAAGCTATTTGCAAATGGCGGGGCTCCTGCTGTATCTAAATGATGAAAATTACCTGTATGCCTATGTCAGCTATGAAGAGGGACAAGGGAAAGTGCTGCGCATGATGAGATGTGAAGCAGATACATTCACATTAGTCCCTCAGTCGATTGCGCTTCAGAAGGATATTCCTATACATTTGGCCGTAGAAGTCCATGCAATCCAAGGACATTTTTATTACCATCTTGGAAATGAGCCTACCTGGACTCCGCTTTTTGAAAAGCAAAACATCAGCTTTTTATCAGGTGGATTTACAGGGAATTTTGTAGGGATTGCCGCCCATGACATGCAACAATTTCAAGGCAGCTACGCCGATTTTAGCCATTTTCTGTATCACGGACAAGATCATCTATCTTCTTAA
- a CDS encoding glycoside hydrolase family 28 protein translates to MQVYNIVDYGAPQDGTTLATGAIAAAIEAASNAGGGTVFVPSGTYLTGAIFLKSNIELHVSPGAILSFSTDLVDYPVVESRWEGVQREVHASCIYGKNLENISVTGSGTLEGNGQPWWEKHRNHPEELQHPRPKLISFDRCQRVTIKDIMLKNSPSWTVNPIACYNVTIDNVSILNPADSPNTDGINPESCSNVRISNCNIDVGDDCIAIKAGTEDTQERIPCENITISNCTMVHGHGAVVLGSEMSGDIRNVTISNCVFKQTDRGIRLKSRRGRGGIVEDIRVSNIVMEDVICPFILNLYYFCGPRGKDKYVWDKNPYPITDETPCFRRIHFSDITARQVHAAAGFLYGLAEQYIAEITFSNIDISMAKNAIPGRPAMMTGIEDMNNRGFYLGNVRDIRFQQVTIENHEGPAFYIENGEGVEVNRCHSKNTNQPEKLIEQVTIQPSEQNVFN, encoded by the coding sequence ATGCAAGTGTATAACATTGTAGATTATGGAGCACCTCAGGATGGTACGACGTTGGCAACAGGGGCGATTGCGGCTGCAATCGAAGCGGCTAGCAATGCCGGGGGAGGAACGGTTTTTGTTCCCTCGGGTACGTATCTGACAGGCGCTATTTTTCTGAAAAGTAACATTGAGCTGCATGTAAGCCCCGGTGCAATTCTCTCCTTCAGCACGGATTTGGTTGATTATCCAGTAGTAGAATCCAGGTGGGAAGGCGTCCAGCGAGAAGTACATGCGTCGTGTATTTATGGGAAGAACCTGGAGAATATTTCAGTTACAGGCAGTGGAACGTTGGAAGGAAATGGTCAACCGTGGTGGGAAAAGCATCGGAATCATCCCGAGGAGTTACAGCACCCGAGACCCAAATTAATCAGCTTTGACCGTTGTCAGCGGGTCACCATTAAAGATATCATGTTGAAAAATTCCCCCAGTTGGACTGTAAACCCTATCGCTTGCTATAACGTTACGATTGACAATGTGTCCATTCTTAACCCGGCGGATTCCCCCAATACGGATGGCATTAATCCCGAATCCTGCTCCAATGTTCGTATTAGTAACTGCAATATTGATGTGGGCGATGATTGTATTGCGATCAAAGCAGGAACCGAAGATACACAGGAGCGGATTCCTTGTGAAAATATAACGATTAGCAACTGTACGATGGTGCATGGACATGGCGCTGTTGTACTGGGAAGCGAGATGAGTGGAGATATCCGTAATGTCACGATCAGCAATTGTGTGTTCAAGCAAACGGATCGGGGCATCCGCCTGAAATCAAGACGGGGACGCGGGGGGATCGTCGAAGATATTCGCGTTAGCAATATTGTGATGGAAGATGTGATTTGTCCATTTATTCTGAATCTCTATTATTTCTGCGGACCTCGGGGCAAAGACAAATATGTCTGGGACAAAAATCCCTATCCAATTACCGATGAAACACCTTGCTTTAGACGGATTCATTTTTCCGATATCACGGCACGACAGGTTCATGCGGCTGCTGGATTCTTATACGGACTTGCAGAACAATATATTGCTGAAATTACATTTTCCAATATTGATATTTCTATGGCGAAAAATGCGATTCCTGGCCGTCCTGCCATGATGACAGGGATTGAAGATATGAACAACCGTGGTTTTTATTTAGGCAATGTGAGAGATATCCGTTTTCAACAGGTGACGATTGAGAATCATGAAGGTCCTGCTTTTTATATTGAAAATGGGGAAGGCGTTGAGGTCAACCGTTGTCATTCGAAAAATACAAACCAGCCTGAAAAGCTGATCGAACAAGTGACGATACAACCTTCTGAACAAAATGTTTTTAATTGA
- a CDS encoding cupin domain-containing protein, whose protein sequence is MDSYMDYTSPSAQFTYDVKDNVLFQKDAQNYINELSIQQLNTLANISLLDIYLSTANVIEPHYHQNAAELVYCLSGAVTVSLMNPFTRELHHFPLTPGQVANVPQGWWHYEVATMDHTHLIAIFNAPIPEFILGSDILRLTPSNILAHTYCLNENKIQEALAPIKKPVIIGPPNDCKHQPAKKPGIHVRLADAPPYQQVATERNYAPTNGYPGFAFNPYHEWT, encoded by the coding sequence GTGGATTCATATATGGATTACACCTCTCCCTCCGCACAATTTACTTATGATGTAAAAGACAATGTTCTATTTCAAAAGGATGCTCAAAACTACATCAACGAGCTTTCGATCCAGCAACTAAATACGTTGGCGAATATATCGCTGCTGGATATTTACCTCAGCACAGCTAACGTCATAGAGCCTCATTACCACCAAAATGCAGCAGAACTGGTATACTGCCTCTCTGGAGCAGTGACCGTGTCACTAATGAACCCTTTTACCCGCGAGTTGCACCATTTCCCGCTCACACCTGGTCAGGTCGCTAATGTTCCCCAGGGATGGTGGCACTACGAGGTCGCCACAATGGATCATACTCATTTGATAGCGATTTTTAATGCTCCCATCCCTGAATTCATCCTCGGCTCCGACATCTTGCGATTAACGCCAAGCAATATTCTCGCTCATACCTACTGCCTGAATGAGAATAAAATTCAGGAAGCGCTCGCTCCTATCAAAAAGCCTGTAATCATCGGTCCGCCTAATGACTGCAAGCACCAGCCAGCTAAAAAGCCGGGAATACATGTGAGACTTGCCGATGCTCCCCCATACCAACAGGTCGCCACGGAAAGAAACTATGCCCCTACAAACGGATATCCCGGCTTCGCCTTTAATCCTTATCATGAATGGACCTAA
- a CDS encoding YuzF family protein, with protein MNPNQALNYSMNQPFPHHQHTPHHIMVTPVDPYVVETLKSVIGKYVVLETTRGRIDGCVVDCKPDHVILDVYGKKFFVRICEIVWIMPT; from the coding sequence TTGAATCCAAATCAAGCGCTTAATTACAGTATGAACCAACCTTTTCCCCATCACCAGCATACCCCTCATCACATCATGGTGACCCCTGTGGACCCGTATGTGGTAGAAACATTAAAATCGGTCATTGGCAAATATGTTGTACTGGAGACCACTCGTGGCAGAATTGACGGTTGTGTAGTGGATTGTAAACCCGATCATGTCATTTTAGATGTGTATGGAAAGAAATTCTTTGTCCGGATCTGCGAAATCGTATGGATTATGCCCACCTAA
- a CDS encoding pectinesterase family protein, which yields MLVGKESFCDFHTIQEAIAVLEQSPSNEMETLYILSGTYEEEVRIYRSYLHIIGIGQVDIRMHRYARERDEAGEEIGTFATPTLFLGGSHLMLENLMISNTAGQGEAIGQAVAVYAHCDKTVFRNCTFRGHQDTLFTGPLPPAPKERLKFGGIHLKEHHAHYRQLYQQCYIEGTVDFIFGGATAYFEHCEIRSLRHHENQTSYITAASTPQGQAYGYVFNHCCLTAEPDITPVFLGRPWREYAKTVFVDCKMGEHIDPRGWDNWDDAANEKTVCYQEYGVSDVTSLRRQRVPWAGCFEGRAEAWSKEQVFEGDTFWKQGGVISHDDPKSHIKRL from the coding sequence ATGCTGGTAGGGAAAGAATCCTTTTGTGATTTTCATACGATTCAGGAGGCGATTGCTGTATTGGAGCAGTCGCCTTCTAACGAAATGGAAACGCTGTATATTTTATCGGGTACCTACGAGGAAGAGGTGCGAATTTACCGTTCGTATCTTCATATCATAGGCATCGGACAGGTAGACATTCGAATGCACCGATATGCCAGGGAGCGGGATGAGGCAGGGGAGGAAATAGGGACCTTTGCGACTCCCACTTTATTTTTAGGCGGTAGCCATCTGATGTTGGAAAATCTCATGATTTCCAACACGGCGGGACAGGGGGAAGCCATTGGGCAGGCTGTTGCTGTATATGCTCACTGTGATAAAACGGTTTTTAGAAACTGCACCTTTCGCGGGCATCAGGATACGTTATTTACTGGTCCCTTGCCTCCGGCACCGAAAGAACGGCTAAAGTTTGGCGGCATCCATTTGAAAGAACATCATGCCCACTATCGCCAGCTTTATCAGCAATGTTATATCGAGGGAACGGTAGACTTCATTTTTGGCGGGGCCACTGCTTATTTTGAACATTGCGAAATTCGCAGTTTACGCCATCATGAGAACCAAACGAGCTACATTACAGCCGCCTCCACTCCCCAGGGACAAGCGTATGGCTATGTATTCAATCATTGCTGCTTAACCGCAGAGCCTGATATTACCCCGGTATTTTTGGGGCGTCCGTGGCGTGAGTATGCCAAGACCGTATTTGTGGATTGTAAAATGGGTGAACATATTGATCCACGGGGTTGGGACAATTGGGACGATGCTGCAAATGAGAAAACGGTTTGCTATCAGGAGTATGGTGTATCCGATGTTACCTCGTTGCGTAGGCAGCGTGTTCCGTGGGCGGGTTGTTTTGAAGGACGAGCAGAAGCGTGGAGCAAGGAGCAGGTTTTTGAGGGAGACACTTTTTGGAAGCAAGGAGGAGTCATTTCTCATGATGATCCAAAATCCCATATTAAAAGGCTTTAA
- the yqeK gene encoding bis(5'-nucleosyl)-tetraphosphatase (symmetrical) YqeK, protein MNPVLHHYIAELEFSGELFLDIEKLFNKHNAEATWIHCTRVAHESKALALQFHADPFIAERAGWLHDIGTIIPNEDKVAVARALHIPIIEEELAFPYILHQKLSREMTIQIFGLTDSMLLNAIECHTTLWKSMSLMDKILFIGDKLSWDQAHAAPFVQEIRKNVNDHLLDEAIMIYLNHVWSNKEKMKVVHPWLLEARQSLLKALF, encoded by the coding sequence ATGAATCCTGTTTTACATCATTACATTGCTGAACTTGAATTTTCAGGGGAACTATTTTTGGACATAGAGAAGCTTTTTAACAAACATAACGCAGAAGCTACGTGGATTCATTGCACAAGGGTAGCCCATGAATCCAAGGCACTGGCTCTACAATTCCATGCTGATCCTTTCATAGCTGAACGGGCGGGGTGGTTGCACGATATAGGCACGATCATTCCTAATGAAGATAAAGTAGCTGTTGCACGTGCTTTACATATCCCCATTATTGAAGAAGAATTAGCATTTCCGTATATTCTGCACCAAAAGCTGTCCAGAGAGATGACTATTCAGATTTTTGGACTAACGGATTCGATGCTGCTGAATGCGATTGAATGTCACACGACGCTGTGGAAATCCATGAGTCTGATGGATAAAATTTTATTTATAGGAGACAAATTGTCATGGGATCAGGCACACGCTGCGCCTTTTGTACAAGAGATAAGGAAGAATGTGAACGATCATTTGTTGGATGAAGCGATTATGATTTATTTAAACCATGTGTGGAGCAATAAAGAAAAGATGAAGGTTGTACATCCTTGGTTATTAGAAGCCAGACAGTCTTTATTAAAGGCTCTTTTCTGA
- a CDS encoding STAS/SEC14 domain-containing protein: protein MHAPSSSFNKALFVNNVALLRKNFILIDFVRFLRIIVTKGDGSKLSKPNISTTVSGDLIVTHLIGKIKTDDVNEWFNGFEQACQQFISEGRKYKLLVDRKGYTPDHFSVQKAWKDKFFNETILNHSKAIAFLLEEGEIMNYLQQSNTKESVKFFDNYEQALIWLNEYPI from the coding sequence ATCCATGCCCCTTCGAGCTCTTTTAATAAGGCTCTTTTCGTAAATAATGTTGCTTTATTACGTAAGAATTTTATCCTTATTGATTTTGTGAGGTTTTTACGCATAATTGTAACTAAGGGAGATGGTTCCAAGTTGAGTAAACCTAATATCAGCACAACAGTTTCAGGAGATTTAATTGTTACCCATCTAATTGGCAAGATTAAAACAGATGATGTTAATGAATGGTTTAATGGCTTCGAGCAAGCTTGTCAGCAATTCATTTCCGAGGGTCGGAAATACAAATTGTTGGTGGATAGAAAAGGATACACGCCAGATCATTTTTCTGTTCAAAAAGCATGGAAAGATAAGTTCTTCAATGAAACCATTTTGAATCACAGCAAGGCAATTGCGTTCCTCCTTGAAGAAGGGGAGATAATGAATTATTTACAACAATCCAATACAAAAGAATCCGTAAAATTTTTTGATAATTATGAACAAGCATTGATTTGGTTGAATGAATATCCAATATAA
- a CDS encoding prolyl oligopeptidase family serine peptidase: MDKLQALLGDLPADRPVTATLLKQEEQEGYQLESILLDINGIELVPAYIATPLQGNGPFPLVIFNHSHGGNYTHGRKEFIHSSSYLQQPSFAKTLTDMGYCACCIDMWGFNERGGKTESELVKEMLWQGQVLWGMMLYDNRRLVDYMCQRENVDASRIATIGMSMGGLMAWWLAGLDERIQVTIDICGQVDAHTLITKRGLDHHGFYSYVPGLLKHFTTLDIQKRIVPRPRMSITGQNDRMCPIEGVEHLAKGLLEAYQEAGHPEHWQPVIAGGGHMETLEMRTAWQSFLAEHL; this comes from the coding sequence ATGGATAAGCTGCAAGCATTATTGGGAGATCTTCCAGCAGATCGACCCGTTACAGCCACCCTGCTAAAGCAAGAGGAACAAGAGGGATACCAACTGGAATCTATTCTGCTGGACATCAACGGAATCGAGCTTGTGCCAGCTTATATAGCCACACCATTACAAGGAAACGGTCCGTTTCCATTGGTCATTTTCAACCATTCGCATGGAGGCAATTATACCCATGGACGTAAGGAATTTATCCATAGCAGCTCTTACTTGCAGCAGCCCTCGTTTGCTAAAACCCTGACAGACATGGGCTATTGCGCTTGTTGTATTGACATGTGGGGCTTTAATGAACGCGGGGGTAAAACCGAGAGCGAGCTGGTCAAGGAAATGCTCTGGCAGGGCCAGGTGCTGTGGGGCATGATGCTGTACGATAACCGTCGTTTGGTGGACTATATGTGCCAGCGAGAGAATGTTGATGCTTCCCGCATCGCAACGATTGGGATGTCGATGGGAGGACTGATGGCGTGGTGGCTGGCAGGGTTAGATGAGCGAATACAGGTCACCATTGATATTTGCGGACAGGTAGATGCCCATACGCTGATCACCAAAAGGGGACTGGATCACCATGGCTTCTATTCCTATGTCCCCGGCTTGCTAAAGCATTTTACCACGCTGGATATTCAAAAGCGGATTGTTCCCCGTCCACGAATGAGCATAACAGGCCAAAATGACCGAATGTGTCCAATTGAGGGGGTCGAGCATTTGGCAAAGGGACTGCTGGAAGCTTATCAGGAAGCAGGTCACCCTGAGCATTGGCAGCCTGTGATCGCAGGTGGCGGGCATATGGAGACCCTGGAAATGCGAACGGCGTGGCAGTCATTTTTAGCAGAACATCTGTAA
- a CDS encoding GH25 family lysozyme, producing the protein MKKIYFLAFLFLFLWVFPGETHATSSSSHIELDGKDLSTAKGIQIQEIKGSVLVPLRLIVEELGYKVNWDSKTSTVTIQDRDHNLSLQVNNPIASVDGIQMGLTVAPLLKGGTTYVPLRFVSEQTGLDVAWSSKLKTVFLTSPPVSSGSSAPLNQDSEATLESTSTEPVTSAIAPDTIVPEPVISSDGHAQGIDVSHYNGNIDWQQVAAAGKTFAFIKATEGTTYQDNQFLANVQGARDANILVGAYHFLNATTADGARQEAANFARAIESAGGSLDLPPVMDYENNPKGLTPAQISEVAHAFLDETEKLTGRLPIVYTGNVFASKFDPTLSVYKLWVARYSTTQKPTAVPAWDNWWAWQYSSTGSVQGIRGNVDLNEFNGTIDELRSSLAGDIE; encoded by the coding sequence ATGAAGAAAATTTATTTTTTGGCTTTTTTATTTCTGTTTTTATGGGTATTTCCAGGGGAAACTCACGCTACGTCTTCAAGCTCACATATTGAGCTGGATGGTAAAGATTTAAGTACTGCGAAGGGAATTCAGATTCAGGAAATAAAGGGTAGTGTGTTGGTCCCACTTCGTCTCATTGTGGAGGAATTAGGTTATAAGGTCAATTGGGACTCCAAGACAAGTACGGTAACGATCCAGGATCGAGATCATAACCTCAGCCTTCAGGTAAATAACCCCATAGCATCTGTCGATGGTATTCAAATGGGGTTGACGGTAGCTCCATTGCTTAAAGGCGGAACCACTTATGTTCCGCTTCGCTTTGTATCTGAACAGACAGGTCTTGATGTGGCATGGAGCAGCAAGCTAAAAACGGTGTTTCTGACTTCCCCGCCTGTCTCAAGTGGAAGTAGTGCTCCTTTGAATCAGGATTCAGAAGCAACACTGGAGTCAACATCTACTGAGCCTGTTACATCTGCTATAGCTCCTGATACCATTGTCCCTGAGCCTGTCATCTCTTCTGACGGACATGCTCAAGGGATCGATGTCTCTCACTATAATGGCAATATAGATTGGCAGCAGGTTGCGGCCGCAGGCAAGACATTTGCTTTCATCAAGGCTACTGAGGGGACAACATATCAAGATAATCAATTTCTAGCAAATGTTCAGGGAGCGAGGGATGCCAACATACTGGTCGGTGCTTATCACTTTTTGAACGCTACAACTGCGGATGGTGCTCGTCAGGAAGCTGCTAATTTTGCCAGGGCTATAGAATCAGCAGGCGGCAGTCTGGATCTGCCGCCAGTGATGGATTATGAAAATAATCCAAAAGGTCTTACTCCTGCGCAAATTAGTGAAGTGGCTCATGCATTTTTGGATGAAACGGAGAAGCTTACCGGACGTCTGCCAATCGTATACACGGGCAATGTCTTTGCTTCCAAGTTTGATCCTACACTTTCTGTGTATAAATTGTGGGTAGCCAGATACAGCACCACTCAAAAACCGACTGCAGTTCCAGCCTGGGATAACTGGTGGGCATGGCAGTACAGTAGCACAGGCAGTGTTCAGGGTATCCGTGGTAATGTGGATTTGAATGAGTTCAATGGAACAATAGATGAACTCCGTTCTTCGCTGGCGGGAGATATTGAATAG
- a CDS encoding putative sulfate exporter family transporter: MSSHIKRMKCSLRSGLPPKRFPHSNRNRFIQRILGIVLTMIFAFVGYGLNEIPGFHYVGPLACAMFLAVLYRQLWGYPEALRSGIEFSAKKLLRGAIVLYGLKLNMDVVIHHGMGLLLRDVGTVVFSILFTMWLAKLFKADASLSLLLGIGTGVCGAAAIAAVSPLLKSKDEDTAIGVGLIALVGTVFAILFTVLRSWLPLTDMQYGIWSGISLHEIAHVALAAEPAGQDALALGLLAKLGRVFLLIPLSFMIMYWMKRTGKIRSDAKMEFPWFLIGFVITSLIGSYVLGKYIVAPSSLMNGFSHITTFMLTMAMVGMGLNVSFKTLREKAVLPLLVLSITSIILASLTFLTM; the protein is encoded by the coding sequence ATGAGCAGTCACATAAAGCGCATGAAATGTTCACTACGTTCCGGTTTACCACCAAAGCGTTTCCCACACTCTAACCGAAATCGCTTTATCCAACGTATCTTAGGCATTGTACTGACCATGATATTTGCCTTCGTCGGGTATGGTCTGAACGAAATACCTGGATTTCATTATGTAGGCCCTTTGGCTTGCGCCATGTTTCTCGCTGTCTTATACCGACAGCTATGGGGATATCCCGAAGCTTTACGCTCAGGGATTGAGTTTTCGGCTAAAAAATTGCTGCGAGGGGCTATCGTATTATACGGACTAAAGCTCAATATGGATGTTGTTATTCATCATGGTATGGGCTTGCTCCTGCGTGATGTGGGTACCGTCGTATTTTCCATCCTGTTTACGATGTGGCTGGCCAAGCTCTTTAAGGCTGACGCTTCGCTCTCGCTTCTTCTCGGTATTGGGACAGGTGTTTGCGGTGCGGCTGCGATTGCTGCTGTTTCTCCCCTGTTGAAATCCAAGGATGAGGATACGGCTATAGGAGTAGGGCTCATTGCTTTGGTCGGAACCGTATTTGCCATTTTATTTACTGTCCTTCGATCGTGGCTTCCTTTGACGGATATGCAATATGGAATATGGTCAGGCATCAGCCTGCATGAAATTGCACATGTGGCCTTAGCTGCCGAACCTGCCGGACAGGATGCTCTCGCGCTTGGCTTACTAGCCAAGCTGGGCCGTGTCTTTTTACTAATACCGCTTAGCTTTATGATCATGTACTGGATGAAGCGAACCGGAAAGATCCGCTCGGATGCGAAAATGGAGTTCCCCTGGTTTCTCATTGGATTTGTCATCACAAGTTTGATCGGTAGCTATGTTTTGGGAAAATATATTGTAGCTCCTTCTAGTCTGATGAACGGATTTTCTCACATCACCACATTTATGCTGACGATGGCCATGGTAGGCATGGGGCTGAATGTGAGCTTTAAGACCTTGCGGGAGAAAGCGGTGCTTCCCTTACTGGTGCTGTCCATCACCTCGATCATTCTTGCAAGCTTAACATTTTTAACTATGTGA